The DNA region TTGGTATGATAAATTGGCATTCGCTTACCTCCTACCGATTGGTTGGCCGTAAAAATAACCGGCGAGTATTCAAAATCTTCGCAAAACTCAATGAACAAGCCTTCATCCGCCCTATCAGAAAGAGCACAATAGGCTTTGTTATTCACCCTATCCAATGCCATGCTACCTGTAGCTTCTAGAAACACATTTTCTTCTTCCGCCGATGTGTAATCAACTACGTTTTCTATGGTCAAACCATTTTCCTCAAGAATATCCAAAATATCCTCACGTCTTTCACTGCGCCTGTTCTCAGCGAACATAGGATACAACCCTACCGTACCGTTTGCATGAAATGAAATCCAATTATTAGGAAATATAGAATCTGGAGTATCTGGCTCCTTGGTATCTTCAACTACAACTACGTTCACTCCTTTTGAACGTAAAATCTCTACAAAAGCATCAAACTCCTGCTGCGCTTTCTCATTGATCGTCGTATTCTGAACATCTATATCTTCTTGAAAATAATTGTTTACCGCAGTCTGTTCGTTCATTCGGAAA from Zobellia alginiliquefaciens includes:
- the ctlX gene encoding citrulline utilization hydrolase CtlX, whose protein sequence is MQITNTILMIRPVNFRMNEQTAVNNYFQEDIDVQNTTINEKAQQEFDAFVEILRSKGVNVVVVEDTKEPDTPDSIFPNNWISFHANGTVGLYPMFAENRRSERREDILDILEENGLTIENVVDYTSAEEENVFLEATGSMALDRVNNKAYCALSDRADEGLFIEFCEDFEYSPVIFTANQSVGGKRMPIYHTNVMMCLAEDFSVICLDTIDDKKERKNVVDHLKQDGKEVIAITEQQMHHFAGNMLQVLGGNEKRYLVMSSSAYHSLTPSQIEAIEKHCEIIHSSLETIETCGGGSARCMMAEVFLPRSK